One genomic segment of Hordeum vulgare subsp. vulgare chromosome 2H, MorexV3_pseudomolecules_assembly, whole genome shotgun sequence includes these proteins:
- the LOC123427835 gene encoding uncharacterized protein LOC123427835, whose protein sequence is MPFVATSLRLRINIKCLMKKHVNAWRISLVVAMVKAAANVIKTSPLLLLLDRLGRSSRYLLEACKSRKTSTIMFRDHATIYATTNYYCLHLDYYRLCMPLCQ, encoded by the exons ATGCCTTTTGTAGCCACCTCATTGCGCCTGCGGATAAACATAAAA TGTCTGATGAAAAAGCACGTGAATGCCTGGCGGATCTCCTTG GTGGTGGCCATGGTTAAAGCTGCGGCAAACGTGATCAAGACAAGtccactgctgctgctgctggatcGTTTGGGCCGCTCATCACGTTACCTGCTCGAGGCTTGCAAGTCTCGTAAAACTTCTACAATAATGTTTCGTGATCATGCAACTATATATGCTACTACCAACTACTACTGCTTACATTTGGACTACTATCGATTATGTATGCCACTATGCCAGTGA
- the LOC123430810 gene encoding F-box protein PP2-B10-like — translation MDPCEIARLPEELVSAALSRTSPRDACRAAAVSPAFRAAADSDAVWACFLPPLADLPPPAHGEPLPPGGKKDMFLRLSGSSVLLPGGLLSMWLDRETGAKCYMVSATELSIAWRDTPQYWTWTPLDDSRFSESPHLEFVFWLEISGKIHSNMLSAGSAYSAFIVYKLADHTCGLDSPQDASVSVRGIDLVRKVCLQPNPQRSHAEDVVLPRRRGDGWMELELGEFVCEGDEDGDVSFGLAETKRLNAKSGLIIQGIEIRRKN, via the exons ATGGATCCCTGCGAGATCGCGCGCCTGCCGGAGGAGCTCGTGTCGGCGGCGCTCTCCCGCACGTCGCCGCGCGACGCCTGCCGCGCCGCGGCGGTCTCCCCGGCCTTCCGCGCCGCCGCCGACTCCGACGCCGTCTGGGCCTGCTTCCTGCCGCCGCTCGCTGACCTCCCACCGCCCGCCCATGGAGAGCCGCTGCCGCCGGGCGGGAAGAAGGACATGTTCCTCCGCCTCTCCGGCAGCTCCGTCCTACTCCCAGGCGGACTACTG AGCATGTGGCTGGACAGGGAGACCGGCGCCAAGTGCTACATGGTGTCGGCGACGGAGCTGTCAATCGCGTGGCGCGACACGCCGCAATACTGGACCTGGACCCCTCTCGACGACTCCAG GTTCTCTGAGAGTCCTCATCTCGAGTTCGTTTTCTGGCTGGAAATCAGTGGCAAGATACACAGCAACATGTTGTCCGCAGGCTCAGCCTATTCCGCTTTCATAGTGTACAAGTTGGCCGACCATACCTGCGGGCTGGACTCGCCCCAGGATGCATCGGTGAGCGTTAGAGGCATCGACCTTGTCCGTAAGGTCTGCCTCCAACCTAACCCGCAAAGAAGCCATGCAGAGGATGTAGTGCTGCCCCGTAGAAGGGGCGATGGTTGGATGGAGCTGGAGCTAGGTGAGTTTGTCTGTGAGggggatgaagatggcgacgtgTCCTTCGGCCTGGCAGAGACCAAACGTTTGAATGCGAAGAGTGGTCTCATCATTCAGGGCATTGAGATAAGGCGTAAGAATTAA
- the LOC123427834 gene encoding protein SET DOMAIN GROUP 40, with protein sequence MEALLRWAAELGVSDSPTAPAPSVASSSSCLGRSLVVADFPAAGGRGFAAARDLLRGELVLRVPRAALLTSDRVMADDPRIASCIDAHRPRLSSIQRLIVCFLAEVGKGKSSSWYLYLSQLPSYYTILATFNDFEIEALQVDDAVWVAQKALSAIRSEWEEATPLMRELDFKPKLLVFKTWLWAFATVSSRTLHVPWDDAGCLCPIGDLFNYAAPDDDTSSEEQDTEEAMKCHEINVMLGKIKLDSSSERMTDGGYEDSNAYCLYARKRYRKGEQVLLGYGTYTNLELLEHYGFLLDENPNEKTYIQLDAELCTMGTWPKESLYIHPNGHPSFALLCALRLWMTPTNRRKSFSHQIYSGSMLSVENELEVLKRLGCKCVETLQQLPTTAELDGRLVHFLRNLQNSTNWGVDVEQSSFGQEFAAFLRFHSMDLDCTHNQLPVRLLRSLERWELAVRWRCSYKIALTKCVLYCKRLINELSLQ encoded by the exons ATGGAGGCGCTCCTCCGGTGGGCGGCCGAGCTGGGCGTATCCGACTCTCCGACGGCGCCCGCCCCCtctgtcgcctcctcctcctcctgcctcgGCCGCTCCCTCGTCGTCGCTGATTTCCCTGCCGCGGGCGG GAGGGGCTTCGCGGCGGCTCGGGACCTCCTGCGCGGCGAGCTGGTGCTGCGCGTGCCCCGCGCTGCCCTGCTCACCAGCGACCGCGTCATGGCCGACGACCCCAGGATTGCTTCCTGCATAGATGCCCATCGCCCTCGCCTCTCTAGCATCCAG AGACTGATAGTATGCTTTTTGgctgaagtgggaaaggggaagagtTCTAGTTGGTACCTATATTTGTCTCAGCTGCCTAGCTACTACACGATCTTGGCTACCTTCAACGATTTTGAAATTGAAGCTCTCCAA GTTGATGATGCTGTTTGGGTTGCACAAAAGGCTCTTTCTGCCATCAGATCTGAGTGGGAAGAAGCAACACCGCTAATGAGAGAATTGGATTTCAAGCCTAAACTTTTGGTGTTTAAAACGTGGCTCTGGGCCTTTGCAACG GTATCTTCACGGACATTGCATGTACCATGGGATGATGCTGGTTGCTTATGTCCGATAGGTGATTTATTTAATTATGCTGCTCCTGATGATGATACTTCGTCTGAAGAGCAAGATACAGAAGAAGCCATGAAATGCCATGAGATAAATGTTATGTTGGGAAAGATAAAGCTGGATAGTTCATCAGAAAGGATGACCGATGGGGGATATGAAGATTCTAATGCCTACTGTTTGTATGCCCGAAAAAGATATAGGAAAGGGGAGCAG GTACTTCTGGGTTACGGGACATACACAAACTTGGAACTTCTTGAACACTATGGTTTTCTTTTGGATGAGAACCCTAATGAGAAGACTTACATTCAGTTAGATGCGGAGTTATGTACGATGGGCACATGGCCAAAAGAGTCCCTATATATTCACCCAAACGGGCATCCCTCGTTTGCATTATTATGTGCATTGAGGCTATGGATGACTCCTACAAATCGTCGAAAGTCCTTTAGTCACCAGATCTACTCTGGATCAATGCTTTCTGTTGAAAATGAGCTGGAGGTTTTGAAACGGTTGGGCTGCAAATGCGTGGAAACTTTGCAGCAATTGCCTACGACTGCTGAGTTGGATGGGAGGCTGGTCCATTTTTTACGCAACCTACAGAACAGCACTAATTGGGGAGTAGACGTGGAGCAGTCAAGCTTTGGACAGGAATTTGCTGCGTTTCTCCGGTTCCATAGCATGGACCTGGATTGTACCCACAATCAGCTCCCAGTTCGACTCCTGCGGTCTCTGGAGAGATGGGAATTAGCTGTCCGGTGGAGATGTAGCTACAAAATAGCTCTTACTAAGTGTGTTCTGTACTGTAAACGTTTGATTAATGAGCTTTCCTTGCAATAA
- the LOC123427832 gene encoding probable prefoldin subunit 2: MASRAGGDGKEPINEQVVANTYANMRTEMNQLYTKITELEMEVSEHSLVIGAIEPLDPTRRCYRMIGGVLVERTIKEVLPAVNRNKEGLEEVVARMKEALERKKKEITEFELKYKIRIRKGDNSAEEEGSMKEASAQGVLVGPAGQ, translated from the coding sequence ATGGCAAGCAGAGCAGGtggagacggcaaagaacccataAATGAGCAAGTAGTTGCAAACACTTATGCCAACATGCGCACTGAAATGAACCAACTTTACACCAAGATCACGGAGCTGGAAATGGAAGTCAGTGAGCACTCCCTCGTGATTGGCGCGATAGAGCCCCTGGACCCCACAAGGCGATGCTACAGAATGATCGGCGGAGTCTTGGTTGAGAGGACCATCAAGGAAGTCTTGCCTGCCGTGAACCGCAACAAGGAGGGCCTTGAAGAGGTCGTCGCTCGCATGAAGGAGGCTCTGGAGAGGAAAAAGAAAGAGATCACCGAGTTTGAGCTCAAGTACAAGATCAGGATCCGGAAGGGCGATAACAGTGCCGAGGAAGAAGGCAGCATGAAGGAAGCCTCTGCGCAGGGTGTTCTTGTTGGCCCTGCAGGCCAGTAG